GGAGATGTTGGCGGGTTTTGCCGGCTTTCAGGGCAGCGAGGTGAGTCTGCGCCGGCAGATCACCAACGCCATCGACTTCATTGTGCAGATTGGGCGCCTGTCCAGCGGTAAGCGCCGCATCCTGTCTGTCACGGAGATCACTGGCATGGGCGACAACATCATCTCCACACAGGAGTTGTATCGCTACGAGCCCTACATCGGCCCCGATGGTGAAGAGATGGATCGCTGGACGGCACTTGGGCTGCAGCCGCATTCGCCCAAGCTGGCGCGCATGCGTAACGCCGGGCTGGATGGCGCTGTGGGCGGTGGCATGGGTGGCGGATTTGGCGGCGGAGGCCGCTTCCATGTCTAGCGCGACGCTCTGGCTCGGCTGTTTGGCGCTGCTGCTGTTTGGCAGTGCGCTGATGCTGTGGTCAGAGGCCGTGCGTCGCCGCGAGCGGGAAGCCTCGCGCTCGTTCGTGCGAGCGCAGACCGAGCAGATCAACGCGCGTTACCAATCGAACGTAGAGGTCGTGCCGGCCAGCGTGCCCGATAGCCTCAATCGTGCATGGAACGACGCACTGCGCCGTGCCGACATCGAGCCAAGTCGTCGTTTCTACGCGTTGCTGATTGCACCGTTGGTGGCGATCGCGTTGGTAGCGTGGGCGGTGTCGGGACTGCTTTCGATGGTGATGGCGGTTGGGCTGTATGCACTGATTGCCATCTTCCTGTTCTGGAACCGCACCCGGCGCATCAACGAGCGCCTGCTGCGGCAGTTGCCAGGGTTCCTCGATGGCGTGGTACGCCTGATGACCATCGGCAGTGCGGTGCCGTCGGCATTTCAGGCAGCCAGCGCCAACACTGAGGCCCCATTGCGCAATTGCCTGATGGCGATTACGCAAATGCAGCGCGCAGGCAAGGACCTGGATGCGGCGGTATCGGTTGTAGGGCAGCAGTACCGCGTGAATGAGTTGATCTTGGTGGCCTCTGTGCTGCGGCTTTCATTGCGCTACGGTGGGCGGGCCGACATCGTGATGGAGCGCACTGCTGCATTTATGCGTGACCGCCAGCAGGCCCAGCAAGAACTGCTGGCGTTGTCGGCTGAGACGCGTCTGTCCGCATGGATTCTTGGGTTGCTGCCGGTGATTGTCGGGGGGCTGATCATCATGTCCAACGCGAACTACGTCATGTCGATGTGGCGTGACCCGTTCGGCAAGACGCTCATCATGGCGGCGCTCGGGCTGGAGCTGATTGGCGCGCTGGCATTGACCAAGTTGGCCAAGTCGATCTAGGGGGGAGCGGCATGGATGACGTGTTCTTCACCCTTAGCCTGACTGCAGCCGCGGCCGGTGTACTGCTGTTTGGTGGGATTGCTGTGCGTGCGGTGCTGATGCGACAGCGCAGCGTGCGCAAGCTGGATTCCGCACTGTCCGACTTGCGTGCTACAGCGTCTGGCATGGCGCCGCCTGTGTCGGTGGCACCGGTGGCGCCGGTTCCCCAGCCGCGTGCGCATGGTTTGCGTGAGGCGCAGCAACTGCAGCAGCAGATCGCCAAGGTTGGTGAGCGGTGGATCGATACGCCGTTGGGCCAGCGTATTGTCACCGAAGACGATCGCAAGCTGCTGGAGGAGTGCGGCTTCTACGGCGAGTACGTCCGTACGCTGTTTGGTGGCATACGCATGGTTTTGCCGCTTGTGCTCGCGTTGTTGGGTTTTCTGGTGGCGCCCACTGTGGTCAAGGGGCTGTTGTGGGCGTTCACGGGTTTTGCCATTGGCTATCTGGCGCCCAAGTGGGTATTGAAGCAGCGCGCACAAGATCGCCGACGCCGTGTCGACGACGAGCTGCCCGCGATGGTCGACATGCTGCGCTTGCTTCAGGGGGTGGGCCTGTCGATCGACCAAAGCCTGCAGGTCATCGCCAACGAATTCCACAGCATGTTGCCTGTGCTGGCAGCTGAATTTGGCCGTGCCAACCAACAGTTCGCGTCGGGTCGCCCGCGTGAGCAGACGCTGATGCGCATCTCTCGCATGTTCGACAACGAAGATTTGAAGGGTTTGATCACGCTGCTCACGCAGGTCGACCGCTTTGGCGGCGCCGTGCAGGAGCCGCTGCGCCAGTTCGGCATGCGCTTGCAGGAGAACCGCCGTGCACGCATGAAAGACCGCATCGGAAAACTGACTGTCAAGATGACCATGGTGATGGTGATCACGCTGCTCCCCTCGCTTCTGATCATTACTGCGGGGCCCGGCTTTATGGGTGTGATGCGCAGCCTGACACATATCTCAGGAGGGGGGTGAGATGAGGACAATCCAGATCGTGATGCGTACGGGCTCTGCCTGTGCGTTGGCCACACTGTCGCTGCTGGCAGGGTGCGGTTCGATGGCCGGTTCCGACATGAGTCGCAGGGCCGAAGCTGATATCGAAATTGCTCGCCTGCGCCAGACCGAAGAGAAGGCGGAAATCAGCAGTCCGGCAACGTATGTGTCGTTGATCCGCAAGATGCAGGAGCAGGGGCTGTATTACGCATCGCTGGCGCATATCGATGCTTATGAACAGCGCTATGGCCGCGCTCCCGAAGTTTTGCTCATGCGCGCAGATGCCCTGCGCGAGACTGACCAGTCTGCGGCAGCCGAAGCCGGCTACCGCGCCGTGATTGCGGCCACGTCCACCACGGGTGCGGGCACGCAGGGCGCGTTGCTGAATGCGGGCGCTTGGCGCGGGCTGGGCATCACCGCGGGCCAGCAGGGCAACTTTGCCGAAGCCGCACGCTGCTTGCAGGTGGCCGCTCGGGCAAATCCGACCGATGCCGGCACCGCAAGCGATTTCGGCTATGCGTTGATGCGCGCTGGCGAAGTCGAACAAGCACGCGTGCCACTCATGCAAGCGCAGCAGATGTCCGGATCCAGCCCGAAGGTTGCCGGCAACTTGGTGATCTGGTTGGCTGCGAATGATCGCAAGGACGACGCGGCATCGCTGACCGCGCATGCGCAGCTAAGCCCGGCCGCCCGCAAGGCCATTGACGAAGACGTGACGCGCGTGAAGTCCGCTTGGCGTGATCGACGCCTGGCGCGTGAGAGAGCGCCGGTTGCACCGAGTGGCGCGCCGACGGTGGCAGCAGCAACGGCCCCACGCTCACCTACTGGCGCGCTTGCGCTGCAACGCGGGCGCTTGCTCGACATGCTGGAGGTTACGCAATGATTCAACGCCTTTTCTCGATCGCTTGCATGGCAGCGTGGCTGGCGAGCGGCATGGCAGTCGCACAAGGTTTTAGTGGAACAAGCCCACAGCGCGCCGAGCCGGTGGAGTCCAAGGTTGACGGCCGTGTGAACGAGGCCACGCGCACCCTGCTCAAGGCACAGCGCGAGGGGACCTATGCCGGTGAGCTGGTGCCCTTGCGCGGCGAAGAGGCGGCACTGGCATACCAGCGCTATCTCGAAACGTTCAGCAGACCGATGCCGGGCATGTCGCAAGCGCAGTCCGGAGGGCGGTCCTCCACGGGCAATGCGGCACAGTCGTCGGCCCGCTGAGTTGGCATCGTGAATCGGCGCGCTCTCCCTCTTCGTGATTCCGCCGCGTTGCACCGCCATGCGCGCGGTGCCATCAGTGTGCTCACGGCTTCCTTTGTGGCCACCATTGGGCTGGCGGTGCTGGTGTCGATCGATATCGGCAACCTGTTTTACTCGCAGCGGGCGTTGCAGCGTTCGGCGGATCTTGCGGCTACGGCGGCTGCGCAGCGGTTGGACTTGTTCTACAACTCGCCCCCTCCCGCGCAGCTTGCGGTGCAGCAGAATGGACTGACAGTCGACAACACCAACGTCACACTGACAACGGTGCCGGGGGTGTGGGATGCCAGCACCGGAACGGCGCCGACGTACTTCACTGCGCAAGCCGCTGTCGATGGCAACACCAATGCTGCGCAGGTGACAGTCACGCAGAAAGTGCCGTACTTCTTCCTCGTCGGAAATAGGCAGTTGCAGGCCACCGCAATCGCAAAGAACACGTCCATCGTGTCGTTCTCACTCGGCTCTGGGTTGGTGTCCATCAACAACGGATTGCTGAATCAGTTGCTCGGGTATTTGCTGCACACCAACCTCAACCTCGACGCTGTCTCGTATCAAGGACTGGCCACCACCAACATCCGCCTCGCGGATCTGGCCGTGGCGCTCGGCGCGGGGTCCATGCAGCAGTTGCTGGCGCTGTCGCCCAATCTGGGGACGTTCTTCAATGCGGTCATTTCCGTTGCATCGCAATCCGGGCTGGCGGGTGTGTCAGTGGGCGGGGCAGGGGCCAGCAACACGCTGTCGTTTGGCAACGACTTGAATTTGCCGATCAACATTGGCGATGGCGGCGCCAGTTCTCCTGGGCTGCTCTCGGTGCTTGCGCTTGCTGGCAACGAGCAGGCTGCTCTCGACGCCACGGTCAATGTGCTGGACTTGCTGACAACCGCTGCGCAGATTGCCAACAGCAAATCGGCGGTGAACGTGGCGCCCGTCACGTTGAATCTCGTTGGGTTGGGGGCTGTCACGTTGTCGCTGAAGATCATCGAGCCGCCTGCCATCGCTGTTGGGCCGCCTGGGCAGTTTCTTTCCGGGCCGAATGCCGGGCAATGGAAGACGCAGGCGCGGACGGCGCAGGTGCGGTTGGGATTGAAGGTCGTGGTCGGCGTTCCAAACCTGCTCGCCGTCACACTTCCGATCGGACTCACGGTAGCGAGTGCGCAAGGGCACGCGAAATCGACAAGCTGTACCGTTCCCCGATCCAACTCGACCGCCACGATTTCTGCCCAGCCGCAACCCGTGGGGTTGTGTATTGCGGCTAATGCGGATACCTCGGTCAATAGCACGATGGACTGCGCCTCTGCCGCACCCGCACCAGCTGTGAATTTGAGCCTGGCGGGGCTCGGGCTCGTTGGCGTAGGGTTGAAGGCCAACGTGTCGCAGGCGCCAAACACAGGCTGGGGCGACGAAACCATCGCGGCAACGCAGATTGGACAAAACCCGCAAACCGATACGAGCGGAAACTCACCCCCGCGCGTAGCAACGCAGAGCCTGTTTGGCTCCATCCTGAACAGCAACCTGAATCAGTTGACTGCAACTGCAACCATTCTTGGGATCACTGTGGATGTCACCGCAATAGCCATGCCTTTGTTGGCGCCGACGTTATCGGTTGTGGGGCAAACACTGGATGGTGTGCTCAGTCCCCTGCTTGAACTCCTCGGTATCCAACTCGGCTATGCCGACATCAAACTCCTCTCGCTCGACTGCGATTCCGTCGAGCTGGTTTTCTGACATGGAAGCGACGACATGAAAACCGATCGCTGGGCGTACGAAACGCTCGATATCTTTGTCTGGGAAGGGCGCTACGACATTGCCGATCGTGTGGCGCGCTTCATGGCGCCGTTTGGTGCGGAGGTGATCCGTGCCGGCGGTATCGACTTCCAGCCGGCTGAGCCACGCGCCAAGCCTAGCGTCGCCATCATCAGTGCGTCGGTGGTGGAAAGCGGCGGCTTTACCGTGCTGGATTGGCAAGCCGCGCAGGGCATGCCGGTGATCTGGGTGGCGGCGGATACGCAGCACGATTCGAGCCGCTTCCCGCCCGAATACACCTACGTGCTTGGGCCGGATTTCGGCGCCACCGAGCTGCGCGCACAGATCAGCAAGGTCTTGCCGTCGATGTCGTCGGCGCAGGATCAGGCGCCCGACCAGAGCGATCTCGTTGCGGCATCGCCGGCCATGCACGGGCTGCTGGAGCAGGTCGACACTTTTGCCGACTGCGACAGCAACGTCATGCTCTACGGCGAGACTGGCGCCGGCAAGGAGCGCATCGCCCGCCTGCTGCACGACAAGAACCGGATGTACGGCAAAGGCCCGTTCGTGGCGGTCAACTGCGGCGCCATTCCCGATGGGCTGTTCGAATCGCAGTTCTTTGGCCACGCCAAGGGCGCATTCACGGGGGCCATGTATGCACACCGTGGGTATTTCGAGCAGGCCAACGGCGGCACGCTGTTCCTCGATGAACTGGGCGACCTGCCGCTGTATCAGCAGGTGAAGCTGCTGCGTGTGCTGGAAGACAGCGAGTGCACGCGGCTGGGCTCGACCGTGCCCGTCAAGCTGGATTTCCGCCTGGTGGCGGCC
This genomic window from Ralstonia insidiosa contains:
- a CDS encoding type II secretion system F family protein — translated: MSSATLWLGCLALLLFGSALMLWSEAVRRREREASRSFVRAQTEQINARYQSNVEVVPASVPDSLNRAWNDALRRADIEPSRRFYALLIAPLVAIALVAWAVSGLLSMVMAVGLYALIAIFLFWNRTRRINERLLRQLPGFLDGVVRLMTIGSAVPSAFQAASANTEAPLRNCLMAITQMQRAGKDLDAAVSVVGQQYRVNELILVASVLRLSLRYGGRADIVMERTAAFMRDRQQAQQELLALSAETRLSAWILGLLPVIVGGLIIMSNANYVMSMWRDPFGKTLIMAALGLELIGALALTKLAKSI
- a CDS encoding type II secretion system F family protein; this translates as MDDVFFTLSLTAAAAGVLLFGGIAVRAVLMRQRSVRKLDSALSDLRATASGMAPPVSVAPVAPVPQPRAHGLREAQQLQQQIAKVGERWIDTPLGQRIVTEDDRKLLEECGFYGEYVRTLFGGIRMVLPLVLALLGFLVAPTVVKGLLWAFTGFAIGYLAPKWVLKQRAQDRRRRVDDELPAMVDMLRLLQGVGLSIDQSLQVIANEFHSMLPVLAAEFGRANQQFASGRPREQTLMRISRMFDNEDLKGLITLLTQVDRFGGAVQEPLRQFGMRLQENRRARMKDRIGKLTVKMTMVMVITLLPSLLIITAGPGFMGVMRSLTHISGGG
- a CDS encoding DUF3613 domain-containing protein, with product MIQRLFSIACMAAWLASGMAVAQGFSGTSPQRAEPVESKVDGRVNEATRTLLKAQREGTYAGELVPLRGEEAALAYQRYLETFSRPMPGMSQAQSGGRSSTGNAAQSSAR
- a CDS encoding TadG family pilus assembly protein, which translates into the protein MLTASFVATIGLAVLVSIDIGNLFYSQRALQRSADLAATAAAQRLDLFYNSPPPAQLAVQQNGLTVDNTNVTLTTVPGVWDASTGTAPTYFTAQAAVDGNTNAAQVTVTQKVPYFFLVGNRQLQATAIAKNTSIVSFSLGSGLVSINNGLLNQLLGYLLHTNLNLDAVSYQGLATTNIRLADLAVALGAGSMQQLLALSPNLGTFFNAVISVASQSGLAGVSVGGAGASNTLSFGNDLNLPINIGDGGASSPGLLSVLALAGNEQAALDATVNVLDLLTTAAQIANSKSAVNVAPVTLNLVGLGAVTLSLKIIEPPAIAVGPPGQFLSGPNAGQWKTQARTAQVRLGLKVVVGVPNLLAVTLPIGLTVASAQGHAKSTSCTVPRSNSTATISAQPQPVGLCIAANADTSVNSTMDCASAAPAPAVNLSLAGLGLVGVGLKANVSQAPNTGWGDETIAATQIGQNPQTDTSGNSPPRVATQSLFGSILNSNLNQLTATATILGITVDVTAIAMPLLAPTLSVVGQTLDGVLSPLLELLGIQLGYADIKLLSLDCDSVELVF
- a CDS encoding sigma 54-interacting transcriptional regulator, with translation MKTDRWAYETLDIFVWEGRYDIADRVARFMAPFGAEVIRAGGIDFQPAEPRAKPSVAIISASVVESGGFTVLDWQAAQGMPVIWVAADTQHDSSRFPPEYTYVLGPDFGATELRAQISKVLPSMSSAQDQAPDQSDLVAASPAMHGLLEQVDTFADCDSNVMLYGETGAGKERIARLLHDKNRMYGKGPFVAVNCGAIPDGLFESQFFGHAKGAFTGAMYAHRGYFEQANGGTLFLDELGDLPLYQQVKLLRVLEDSECTRLGSTVPVKLDFRLVAATNKNLREMVARGQFRADLYFRLAVIELRIPSLEQRGPDDKVALLLSFLRHLLGDKTYESMPPVPEWVRASVGRAYFAGNVRELRNLAERLGITLRQFGRWDEARILPLFAGLQRDAFERETNGGNGGNGHDRSGGNGSGGDEERRRILAALDANNWRRQDTAATLGISRKVLWEKMRKYQIADGEAELREME